One Brassica napus cultivar Da-Ae chromosome C2, Da-Ae, whole genome shotgun sequence DNA window includes the following coding sequences:
- the LOC125582182 gene encoding uncharacterized protein LOC125582182, with protein sequence MRDRRKGTKQIVASVLAQDYPGTFDTPVPKVLIDLVHRKVGVKVSYTAAWRGKREAANEVRGSPEESFTLLHCYMHMLEQTNIATRTLVEVDEHQRFKYLFFALGASVEGFRAMRKVLIVDATHLKNVYGGVLFVATAQDPDHHHYPIAFGVADDRNISLIKAVRLVFPEAEHGYCIWHLSQNVKGHVHNNKDTCAFKFRECAHAYTVAEFQYLYHAFRRKYPSAAAYLDKSVEEKKWARCYFKGDRYNVDTTNSVESFNGVIRGARMYTLLPMFDVIIAKMAEWFNKYRKKAAEVPYNLKLVPIVEEEMSKRCVEGGFLTVKELNSFHLEYSVQGTDGKVYTVDMAMYTCSCEQFDKDKYPCVHAVAAATFMTHKAGKELHLSEYCSKYYLVEQWALAYHRTIYPVPHISDWVIPEEVRAKKILPPDFEVKKGKPQQTRFPSVGESRGRGKRGKGSGRGSGRGTGRARGEGLAAYFECGSGSGSGI encoded by the exons ATGCGTGATAGAAGGAAAGGCACAAAACAAATCGTTGCATCTGTTTTGGCTCAAGATTATCCTGGTACATTTGACACACCAGTTCCCAAAGTTCTGATCGATTTGGTTCATCGCAAAGTTGGTGTGAAAGTATCATACACCGCCGCATGGAGAGGAAAAAGAGAAGCTGCTAATGAAGTGCGAGGGAGTCCAGAAGAGAGTTTTACTTTACtacactgttatatgcacatgcTGGAACAAACCAATATTGCCACAAGAACACTTGTAGAAGTGGATGAGCAccaaagatttaagtatctgtTTTTTGCACTTGGAGCTAGCGTAGAAGGGTTCCGTGCAATGAGGAAAGTCCTCATTGTGGATGCAACACACCTCAAGAATGTTTATGGTGGAGTTCTCTTTGTTGCGACAGCTCAAGATCCCGATCATCACCACTACCCAATTGCATTTGGTGTAGCAGATG ATAGAAACATAAGCTTAATCAAGGCAGTACGTCTAGTGTTCCCTGAGGCCGAACATGGGTATTGTATATGGCATTTATCTCAGAATGTTAAAGGCCACGTCCATAACAACAAAGATACTTGTGCGTTCAAGTTTAGAGAATGTGCACATGCTTATACAGTGGCTGAGTTCCAGTACCTTTATCATGCTTTTCGCAGGAAGTATCCAAGTGCAGCGGCGTATCTTGACAAAAGtgttgaagagaagaaatgggCTAGATGTTACTTTAAAGGAGATAGATACAATGTCGACACCACCAATTCAGTAGAATCTTTTAATGGTGTTATTAGGGGAGCGAGAATGTACACCTTACTGCCAATGTTTGATGTAATCATTGCAAAAATGGCTGAATGGTTTAACAAGTATAGGAAGAAGGCAGCTGAAGTACCATACAACCTGAAGCTTGTGCCTATTGTGGAAGAGGAAATGTCTAAAAGATGTGTTGAAGGAGGGTTTCTCACAGTTAAAGAGTTAAACAGCTTCCATCTTGAGTACAGTGTGCAAGGTACTGACGGGAAGGTTTATACCGTTGATATGGCTATGTACACTTGTAGCTGTGAGCAATTTGATAAAGACAAATACCCATGTGTGCATGCAGTCGCGGCTGCCACATTCATGACACATAAAGCAGGAAAGGAACTCCATCTATCTGAGTATTGTTCTAAGTACTATTTGGTAGAGCAATGGGCTTTGGCTTATCACAGGACAATATATCCTGTTCCTCATATATCTGATTGGGTTATACCAGAAGAAGTTAGAGCAAAGAAAATACTTCCTCCGGATTTTGAAGTCAAGAAAGGAAAACCACAACAAACAAGGTTTCCATCAGTAGGAGAATCTCGTGGAAGAGGAAAAAGAGGCAAAGGGAGTGGTAGAGGGAGTGGCAGAGGCACGGGCAGAGCCAGAGGAGAAGGTCTTGCAGCATATTTTGAATGTGGAAGTGGTTCGGGTTCAGGTATTTGA
- the LOC125581439 gene encoding uncharacterized protein At3g43530-like has protein sequence MQPPQSLELYFKSSEFTKICKIQTKCYVSATVKVIKETLKKDQAEWFTSHSQFRHFFHTPEEPNLKLQGMWMLLLHTICTPEDDVAWFAVNGVPIRYSMREHALISGLDCTEYPRKYKKIGGHEFVNYYFHDIEKITITDVKQKLLSMPDCPDKLKMVVLFFLGTVIRGKPRYEGNLDSFILRMVDDLDACKTFPWGRLTFEDSIREIKRVMNQLKGEVTKDAVSFPGFIVPLEILAFECIPALGKEFRIYQKNPCADCPRMCKSRFTKTSMRGYPLEDIYRALGDTKTIHSVLEPNIGEEMLLARIIDLEREYDRQGSPSETWNHWLTVKQKSIWWEELYDLDQAARVFTKKKDKEKVTFAEASSSDSSLQGLENRLLDFMGEAFVGLNFTVETKLEAVDLRLGGIEKNQRLLRCRAKKIEKRLTSIENKVSEKPNRGEDMDFGQCDGTDFGQWDGKEKDDAEEEEKEKSGKEKEKSGEVDKDKENSETDEENDSERELNELKERCRVQADELWREVEAAEAEEDQANDERKEAATNEESIENSEDDEKVEASESPNSEPRFESPINVPRFESPINEPRVEADKTPTPPSGGRTKAMAARRVVVVEAKEKAIEEVVELEEKTSEKAVEAEEKTSETVVEAEEKTSEKVVERMDGTKEATRPRIRHRCKEKTMTSGKPTPKRRGRPRRSIADAAPKKNDCTPHASKRRGKRKCEPSQWCRLLSRGGRSLKQRLSLGEALCI, from the exons ATGCAACCACCGCAATCCCTTGAGTTATACTTCAAAAGCAGTGAGTTCACGAAGATTTGCAAGATACAAACCAAGTGCTATGTGAGCGCGACAGTAAAAGTCATCAAGGAGACGCTTAAGAAGGATCAGGCCGAATGGTTCACGAGCCATTCCCAGTTTCGACATTTCTTTCACACGCCAGAGGAACCAAACTTGAAGCTCCAAGGGATGTGGATGTTACTCCTGCACACCATTTGTACTCCAGAAGATGATGTTGCATGGTTTGCGGTTAATGGTGTACCCATCCGCTATTCTATGAGGGAGCACGCCCTCATCTCTGGCTTAGACTGCACTGAGTATCCGAGAAAATATAAGAAGATCGGGGGTCATGAGTTCGTGAATTACTACTTCCATGACATAGAGAAGATCACCATCACTGATGTGAAGCAGAAGCTGTTGTCTATGCCGGATTGTCCAGATAAATTGAAGATGGTTGTCTTGTTTTTCCTTGGTACTGTTATCAGAGGAAAGCCAAGGTATGAGGGAAATTTAGACTCCTTCATATTGAGGATGGTGGATGATTTGGATGCTTGCAAAACATTTCCCTGGGGTCGTCTAACATTTGAAGATTCAATAAGGGAGATTAAGCGTGTGATGAACCAATTAAAGGGAGAAGTGACAAAAGATGCAGTCTCCTTTCCTGGTTTCATAGTCCCCTTAGAG ATTCTGGCTTTTGAGTGTATTCCTGCTCTGGGGAAAGAGTTTAGAATCTATCAAAAGAATCCTTGTGCGGACTGTCCAAGGATGTGCAAGAGCCGGTTTACAAAGACCAGTATGAGGGGCTATCCTTTGGAAGACATATACCGAGCGCTTGGAGACACAAAG actaTTCACAGTGTGTTGGAACCAAATATTGGTGAGGAAATGTTGTTGGCTCGTATCATTGACTTGGAACGAGAGTATGACCGTCAGGGCAGCCCAAGCGAGACTTGGAACCATTGGTTAACTGTGAAGCAGAAGAGTATTTGGTGGGAAGAGCTGTATGATTTAGATCAAGCTGCACGAGTGTTTACAAAAAAGAAGGACAAAGAAAAGGTGACGTTTGCAGAAGCATCATCCTCTGATTCGAGCTTGCAAGGTCTGGAAAATAGGCTTTTGGATTTCATGGGAGAAGCATTTGTTGGACTTAACTTTACGGTGGAGACAAAGCTGGAGGCTGTTGATTTGAGGCTGGGTGGAATTGAAAAGAACCAGCGGCTGTTGAGATGCAGGgctaaaaaaatagaaaaaaggcTAACATCTATCGAGAATAAGGTGAGTGAGAAGCCGAATCGTGGTGAAGACATGGATTTTGGACAGTGCGATGGTACGGATTTTGGACAGTGGGATGGGAAGGAAAAAGATGATgctgaggaagaagagaaggagaagagtggcaaagagaaggagaagagtggAGAGGTTGATAAAGATAAGGAAAACAGCGAGACTGATGAGGAAAATGATAGTGAGCGAGAGTTGAACGAACTGAAGGAGAGATGTAGAGTACAGGCTGATGAACTATGGAGGGAAGTAGAGGCAGCTGAGGCTGAAGAGGATCAAGCAAATGACGAAAGGAAAGAGGCTGCAACCAATGAGGAAAGCATTGAGAATAGTGAGGATGATGAGAAAGTGGAAGCATCTGAGTCTCCAAACAGTGAGCCTCGTTTTGAGTCTCCGATCAATGTGCCTCGTTTTGAGTCTCCGATCAATGAACCTCGGGTTGAGGCAGATAAAACTCCAACACCACCATCTGGTGGTAGGACTAAGGCAATGGCTGCGAGGAGAGTAGTGGTGGTGGAAGCCAAGGAAAAAGCTATTGAGGAAGTTGTGGAGTTAGAGGAAAAAACTAGTGAGAAAGCTGTGGAGGCAGAGGAAAAAACTAGTGAGACAGTTGTGGAGGCAGAGGAAAAAACTAGTGAGAAAGTTGTGGAGAGGATGGATGGGACCAAGGAAGCTACGAGGCCTAGGATCAGGCATAGATGCAAGGAGAAGACAATGACGTCTGGCAAACCGACTCCTAAGAGGAGGGGCAGACCAAGGAGGAGTATTGCTGATGCTGCACCAAAGAAGAATGATTGCACACCACATGCATCTAAGAGAAGAGGGAAGAGGAAGTGTGAACCATCACAGTGGTGCAGACTCCtttcacgagggggaagaagcCTAAAACAAAGGCTTAGCCtaggagaagccttatgtatttAA
- the LOC106380953 gene encoding probable bifunctional methylthioribulose-1-phosphate dehydratase/enolase-phosphatase E1, with amino-acid sequence MAAAEAMIGFPQAYLESKEVKETSSLVTELCRHFYTQGWVSGTGGSITIKVHDASIPKPDQLIVMSPSGVQKERMQPEDMYILSPNGSVISAPSPKPYPNKLPKCTDCAPLFMKAYEMRNAGAVIHSHGMESCLVTMLNPQAKEFRITHMEMIKGIQGHGYYDELVVPIIENTAYENELTDSLTKAIIAYPKATAVLVRNHGVYIWGDSWIHAKTQAECYHYLFDAAIKLHQLGLDAASPEHGPIQRAIHSQNQTESTRRCIVLDIEGTTTPITFVTDVLFPYARENVGKHLNLMYDTAETQEDIKLLRSQVEEDLRQGVTGAVPVPHADEGKDEVIAAMVSNVEAMIKADRKITALKELQGHIWRTGFQCNELKSVVFEDVTDALEKWHSSGTKVYIYSSGSRLAQRLLFGNTTYGDLRKYLSGFFDTTIGNKKESKSYKEITETLGVDDPSEILFVTDVYQEATAAKAAGLEAIISIRPGNASLPENHGFKTVTSFSQI; translated from the exons ATGGCTGCGGCGGAGGCGATGATCGGCTTTCCGCAGGCGTATCTGGAGAGTAAAGAGGTGAAGGAGACTAGCTCGCTAGTAACCGAGCTGTGCCGTCACTTTTACACACAAGGTTGGGTGTCTGGAACAGGAGGTAGCATCACCATCAAGGTTCACGACGCTTCTATCCCTAAACCAGACCAGCTCATCGTCATGTCTCCTTCAG GTGTTCAAAAGGAGAGGATGCAACCTGAGGATATGTACATCTTATCTCCTAATGGATCCGTTATATCTGCACCTTCTCCTAAGCCTTACCCTAATAAGCTCCCCAAGTGTACTGATTGTGCACCTCTTTTCATGAag GCATATGAGATGCGAAATGCTGGAGCTGTTATTCATAGCCATGGCATGGAATCTTGTCTTGTGACAATGCTTAATCCACAAGCCAAAGAATTTCGT ATAACTCACATGGAGATGATAAAAGGAATTCAAGGTCACGGATACTATGATGAACTTGTTGTCCCAATCATAGAGAACACAGCTTATGAGAATGAACTCACAGATTCACTCACCAAAGCT ATAATAGCCTATCCAAAAGCCACAGCAGTGTTGGTACGCAATCATGGAGTTTACATTTGGGGTGATTCCTGGATCCATGCTAAGACTCAG gctgaatgttaccattatttGTTTGATGCTGCCATCAAGCTTCATCAACTGGGTCTGGATGCTGCTAGTCCAGAACACGGGCCTATCCAAAGAGCCATACACTCACAAAACCAAACAGAATCAACTCGG AGATGCATTGTCCTAGACATTGAAGGGACAACAACACCCATAACATTCGTCACAGATGTTCTCTTTCCCTATGCTCGTGAAAACGTTGGGAAGCATTTGAATTTGATGTACGACACAGCAGAAACTCAAGAGGATATCAAGTTGTTGCGGTCTCAG GTTGAAGAAGACTTGAGACAAGGTGTAACCGGCGCTGTTCCTGTACCTCATGCTGATGAAGGAAAAGACGAGGTTATTGCAGCTATGGTCTCTAATGTAGAGGCAATGATAAAAGCCGATAGAAAGATCACTGCGTTAAAGGAATTACAA GGTCACATATGGCGAACAGGTTTCCAATGTAACGAACTGAAGTCTGTCGTTTTCGAAGATGTAACAGACGCTTTAGAGAAATGGCATTCTTCAGGAACTAAG GTTTACATATATTCAAGTGGTAGTAGATTAGCGCAAAGGCTTCTCTTTGGGAACACAACCTATGGAGATCTGAGGAAGTATTTATCTGGCTTTTTCGACACTACAATCGG AAACAAGAAAGAGAGCAAGAGTTACAAGGAGATTACAGAAACATTGGGAGTGGATGATCCTTCAGAGATCCTTTTTGTAACGGATGTTTACCAAGAAGCTACAGCTGCAAAAGCCGCAG GTCTGGAGGCGATTATATCGATTCGACCTGGAAACGCTTCCCTACCAGAGAATCACGGGTTCAAGACTGTCACATCATTCTCACAAATCTAG
- the LOC106379292 gene encoding LOW QUALITY PROTEIN: VQ motif-containing protein 33 (The sequence of the model RefSeq protein was modified relative to this genomic sequence to represent the inferred CDS: inserted 2 bases in 2 codons; substituted 1 base at 1 genomic stop codon), which yields MPIELKSGPLGGREGGRGRERERWVHDTSXLKSFXLSSHDKTXTTLHIIHIGNFHSSSYCLSINQSSLPPPPPPPPSYTHKGLTLMEVSSTSSICSKPEQIMQNYPAIITSPRFQPQTRSPRHHHHDQHQHLSNPYPTTFVQADTSTFKQVVQMLTGSSTDTNTENHHKAPPPVNNKGGFSVPPIKKTNSFKLYERRQNNNNNTFGKNDLMINTLRLQNSQRLMFSSGHNGHQSPRFSPRNSSPESVLLSPSMLDFPKLGLNSPVTPLRSNDDPLNKSSPLSLGSSSEEDKAIAEKGFYLHPSPVSTPRDSQPLLLPLFPVTSPRNP from the exons ATGCCAATTGAACTAAAATCAGGTCCACTT ggagggagggagggagggagagggagagagagagagagatgggtcCATGACACCT CCTTAAAGTCTTTTTAATTGTCGTCGCACGACAAAA AAACAACATTACACATTATTCACATCGGCAACTTCCACTCTTCTTCTTATTGTCTTTCAATCAATCAATCttctctccccccccccccccccccccccccctcataTACACACAAAGGCTTAACATTAATGGAGGTCTCATCAACATCATCCATCTGTTCAAAACCAGAACAAATCATGCAAAACTACCCAGCCATAATCACATCTCCTAGGTTTCAGCCTCAGACAAGATCTcctcgtcatcatcatcatgaccAACATCAACATCTCTCAAACCCTTACCCAACAACATTTGTTCAAGCAGACACTTCCACTTTCAAACAAGTTGTGCAGATGCTGACCGGCTCCTCCACCGATACCAACACTGAAAACCACCACAAAGCTCCTCCTCCGGTGAACAACAAAGGAGGTTTCTCAGTCCCACCCATCAAGAAAACCAACAGTTTTAAACTCTACGAaagaagacaaaacaataacaacaacacgTTTGGTAAGAATGATTTAATGATCAATACTTTAAGGCTTCAAAACTCCCAGAGGTTGATGTTCTCAAGCGGACACAACGGTCATCAAAGCCCAAGATTCTCTCCAAGGAACAGCTCACCAGAGAGTGTTCTTCTGTCTCCAAGCATGCTAGATTTCCCAAAGCTAGGGCTAAACAGTCCTGTTACGCCACTGAGAAGCAACGATGACCCCTTGAACAAGTCATCGCCTTTGTCTTTAGGGAGTTCATCTGAAGAAGACAAAGCCATTGCGGAAAAAGGATTTTATCTTCACCCTTCTCCAGTTTCAACTCCTAGAGACTCTCAGCCActgcttcttcctctttttccGGTTACTTCTCCCAGGAATCCATAA
- the LOC125582066 gene encoding late embryogenesis abundant protein 2-like, whose translation MSNNSQNLSFNAGQAKGQTQEKASNLMDKTSNAAQSAKESLSEGGQQLKQKAQGATEAIKEKTGLNK comes from the exons ATGTCTAACAACAGTCAGAACCTGAGCTTCAACGCTGGCCAAGCTAAAGGCCAAACCCAG GAGAAGGCAAGCAACCTGATGGACAAGACCTCCAATGCTGCCCAATCCGCCAAGGAATCTTTGTCAGAG GGTGGACAGCAGCTGAAGCAGAAAGCACAGGGTGCCACTGAGGCCATTAAGGAAAAGACGGGATTGAACAAATGA